In Nitrospirota bacterium, the genomic stretch TTCAAGAATGACAAGAGGGGTGGTCAAAATAATATTTTGATCGATTCCATTTTTTAGAAAAGTTTGTAATTCTTCAGGTCCTGATTTTTTAAAACTTAATATCCACGCGGAGGTGTCGACCAGAATCTTCTTAGGCTTCACGTCTCATTTTTTCCAAATCATTAAGAGAAAGCCCAAATTCATCATAAGAACCGATTATTTTCTTTAATTCCTCTCTTTTCTTTGCTTTGATGTATTCTTGAAGAGCGATGACTACCGCTCCTTTTTTTGTCCTGGCTCCTGATACTTTGATGACCTCGCTGATCAGCATGTCGTCAATATCCATTGTAGTACGCATACTTTTCTCCGTAAATAATATGCTATTATATTAGCTAAAAAAACATCAAATGTAAATGAAATAATACGTTAAACGTAAATTTGCTAAACCTGTCATATATTTTTACAATTAAAACCACTAATAGGTAAACCCATTGACGAGGTTCATGGATTCCGTTGATTTACACATGTTGTTGGAGAAACACCATCAGGAGAGTTTTGGCTGGGCTTTAAACTGCTGTGGGCACGACCCAACAGAGGCTGAAAATGTTCTCCAGACGGTCTACCTCAAAATTTTGGAACAAAACGCCAGATTTGAAGAAAGATCCTCATTTAAGACATGGCTCTTTTCCGTCATCCGAATCACCGCGGCCTATGAACAGAGGAGAAATTTTCTCCGAAAATGGAGGCTTCTTCCCATCGAAGAATCCCGGTTACAGGCAAAACAAGACGACGCCGATGAATCGATTTTTAAATCTCAGCGAACGCGCTTCCTTCAGAAAGCGCTTCAGACCTTTCCAAAAAGGCAGAGAGAGGTGATGCACCTGGTTTTTTATCATGACATGACTTTGGAAGAATCATCCGAGGTATTGGGTATTTCCATTGGTTCAACTCGAACCCATTATGCGCGAGGGAAAAAACGGTTACGTCGATGGATAGAAGCCTCAAAGGAGTTTTTATGAAAATGGAACAAGAAGAGCAAAAAATAAAAGAACTCTTTCTTAAAGTCAGAGAAGAAGACAAGAAATCTACTCCTCCCTTTATAAAGCTCTTGGAAGGAGCACATTCCCGCCTAAAACAAGAAGAGAACAAATGGCCTCGTTTTTGGATGACAACAGCGGCTGGCTCTTCATTTTTACTGATGATTTACCTGGTCGTTTTTTCGCCAATCGTTACGACTGTCATTGGGGGAAATGTTCCGTCTGTTTCGCCCGTTAGCCAAACCCAATTAACGCGGCCTGTTCTGGAAGAGAGCTGGCAAGAAGTTTCCAACAATTTTTTTGGTCAGATACATCTGGTCCCATTGGAAAAATCGTCAAATTTAAAATGGAAATGATAAAAAAGGATGTTTCTATGCCACTTAAGTCATTTTTTCTGGGGGTTTTAGGAGTTTTTCTCGCGGCGGTTTCCTTATATTACGATGCCTGGTGGCATGTCACGTTTGGCAGGGAATCTTTTTGGATTCTACCCCACCTGATACTCTATCTGGGAGTCGGGATGGCGGCTTTAGGATTTTTATTACAGGGGCTTACCCTCTGGAGAAAACAGTTTCCAGTGGAGACCCCTTTAAAAGGGTGGGGATGGGGGGTATTCTTTGTCTTGTTGTCGGCTCCCTTTGACGCCCTCTGGCATCAATTTTTTGGAATCGAATCAGTTCACACAATTCAGGCAGTTTGGAGTCCTCCCCACCTCCTTTTGCTTGGATCAATGATTTTGATTAGCATCAGTTTACTCATTCTACTTTTATCACGCTGGGTAACAGCAAGAACAAGTTCCTTTTTCCTTCTTGTCCTCGTGACCTTTGGGGCCATGGACGGGTTCATAACCTTTCTTTTGGCTCCCTTAAGTCCTCTAAGTGTTTGGGCGCCGACATATTTCGGCGTAT encodes the following:
- a CDS encoding type II toxin-antitoxin system VapB family antitoxin — protein: MRTTMDIDDMLISEVIKVSGARTKKGAVVIALQEYIKAKKREELKKIIGSYDEFGLSLNDLEKMRREA
- a CDS encoding sigma-70 family RNA polymerase sigma factor, whose protein sequence is MDSVDLHMLLEKHHQESFGWALNCCGHDPTEAENVLQTVYLKILEQNARFEERSSFKTWLFSVIRITAAYEQRRNFLRKWRLLPIEESRLQAKQDDADESIFKSQRTRFLQKALQTFPKRQREVMHLVFYHDMTLEESSEVLGISIGSTRTHYARGKKRLRRWIEASKEFL